One segment of Haliotis asinina isolate JCU_RB_2024 chromosome 12, JCU_Hal_asi_v2, whole genome shotgun sequence DNA contains the following:
- the LOC137257872 gene encoding heterogeneous nuclear ribonucleoprotein C-like → MMMRPPGMRPPGMGPPRMRPPGPGPQGPPRPMGPPGPRGPLRPGPPGPQGPLRPPGPGGPPGPGPVSSNTNDPASAKSRVFVGNLNTFALNKEDVEQIFMKFGLVTGISMHKGYAFVQYGREMEARIAAGAEDGKTYAGQVIATNIASEPRGRGIKKTPPNERRPSLNSKPTTPTTPSVNSSMKRTLVTLSGDTSEPPAKKPTPSPTTSSSATKSKISSINTAGTDVLICGRCKLQFNSLHSLAQHKKIPCRLRFSCQCQKNPPPPVSDEPSQLLCASCDAQFNTAWSLVQHCQTEHAVKIFKADDDSKQVSAKNEENGDDSTLQNKTGATKK, encoded by the exons ATGATGATGAGACCACCAGGCATGCGACCTCCTGGAATGGGACCACCCAGAATGAGGCCTCCAGGGCCTGGTCCCCAAGGACCACCTCGACCCATGGGACCTCCTGGTCCACGTGGACCACTCAGGCCAGGACCACCAGGGCCACAGGGTCCACTTCGACCACCCGGCCCAGGAGGCCCTCCAGGCCCTGGACCTGTCAGCAGTAACACAAATGATCCAGCATCTGCCAAGTCTCGAGTGTTTGTTGGAAATTTGAACACTTTTGCTCTAAACAAAGAAGATGTAgagcaaatatttatgaagtttGGCTTAGTCACTGGGATATCCATGCACAAGGGTTATGCATTTGTACAGTATGGGAGAGAAATGGAGGCCCGAATAGCAGCAGGGGCTGAAGATGGGAAGACATATGCTGGCCAGGTCATTG CAACAAATATAGCCTCTGAACCAAGGGGTCGTGGTATCAAGAAAACACCTCCCAATGAAAG GCGTCCAAGTTTGAACTCCAAGCCAACAACCCCCACAACTCCATCAGTGAACTCCAGCATGAAGCGCACTCTGGTGACACTATCTGGCGACACATCAGAACCCCCTGCCAAGAAGCCCACCCCATCCCCCACCACGTCCAGTAGCGCCACCAAGTCGAAAATCTCCTCCATTAACACAG CAGGTACGGATGTTCTGATATGCGGCAGGTGCAAGCTCCAGTTCAACAGTCTACACAGTCTGGCACAACACAAGAAGATTCCCTGCAGATTACGCTTCAGCTGTCAGTGTCAGAAGAACCCTCCACCACCAGTGTCAG ACGAGCCCTCTCAGTTGTTGTGTGCATCCTGTGACGCCCAGTTTAACACTGCCTGGTCCCTTGTACAACATTGCCAGACTGAACATGCTGTCAAGATCTTCAAGGCG GATGATGACTCCAAACAAGTGTCAGCGAAGAATGAGGAAAATGGTGATGACAGCACACTTCAAAACAAGACTGGGGCAACAAAAAAATGa